A genomic stretch from Arenicella xantha includes:
- a CDS encoding RDD family protein, with product MTTPNDTNPYAITPQADLGQTSTRSGANLRYAGFWIRVAATVIDTIILMLVIMPLMFLVYGGDVLSEGNMSNGFWDVMISYVLPAVAYIVLWVKIGGTPGKRLLGLRIVNESTLQNLTWGAAIIRYIGYFVSMFLLFIGYIWVAFDKKKKGLHDYMGSSIVIYD from the coding sequence ATGACCACGCCAAACGATACTAACCCTTATGCTATTACCCCTCAGGCTGATCTGGGGCAAACGAGTACGCGCTCCGGCGCTAACCTTCGCTATGCTGGATTTTGGATTCGGGTTGCAGCGACAGTAATAGATACCATTATTTTAATGCTGGTTATTATGCCGCTGATGTTTCTTGTGTACGGTGGCGATGTGTTGTCTGAAGGAAACATGTCGAACGGCTTTTGGGACGTCATGATCAGTTACGTGCTACCTGCCGTCGCTTATATCGTACTGTGGGTTAAAATCGGCGGCACTCCAGGTAAGCGACTCCTTGGGTTGCGTATCGTTAATGAATCCACTTTGCAGAATCTAACGTGGGGGGCGGCGATAATTCGCTACATAGGCTACTTTGTGAGTATGTTTTTACTGTTCATCGGCTATATATGGGTCGCATTTGACAAAAAGAAGAAAGGGCTCCATGACTATATGGGGAGTAGCATCGTAATTTACGACTAG
- a CDS encoding methylated-DNA--[protein]-cysteine S-methyltransferase has translation MQPASFNDFLSTPLGDLEIVATESSVVSILFVEQVRTSQSNAVTEQTKTQLAEYFNGGRRAFDLPLDAAGTEFQQTVWQALRTIPFGETRSYGDVATQIGNPKGSRAVGLANGKNPLTIVVPCHRVIGANGALTGYASGVERKAWLLRHESVI, from the coding sequence ATGCAGCCAGCATCTTTTAACGATTTTTTAAGCACGCCTCTGGGAGACTTAGAGATAGTTGCAACTGAATCTAGTGTTGTATCGATATTGTTCGTAGAGCAAGTGCGAACCAGCCAGAGTAATGCTGTGACGGAGCAGACTAAAACGCAGTTGGCAGAGTACTTTAATGGTGGACGACGGGCGTTTGACTTACCGTTGGATGCTGCAGGTACTGAATTTCAACAAACGGTATGGCAAGCATTACGAACCATACCGTTTGGCGAAACGCGTTCGTACGGAGACGTTGCGACGCAGATCGGGAACCCTAAAGGGTCACGAGCAGTCGGGCTGGCCAATGGTAAGAACCCCTTAACCATCGTAGTGCCGTGTCACCGGGTTATTGGTGCCAATGGTGCGCTGACCGGTTATGCATCGGGTGTGGAGCGTAAAGCCTGGTTATTGCGGCATGAGAGTGTTATTTGA